Proteins encoded in a region of the Streptomyces akebiae genome:
- a CDS encoding GNAT family N-acetyltransferase, producing MSSSPVTTWSLEQNSPSDLLPAAAPEGDGVRIVRAEVPSPEFSRFLYASVGGDVLWIDRLSWSYERWREHLERPGVETWVAYDRGTPAGYVEMEPQDGGVVEIVYFGLIPGFRGRRIGGHLLSYGTARAWDLAERWPGLPPTKRVWLHTCSRDGEHAMGNYLRRGFTLFDTKVTEEADATAPGPWPGAIPSTP from the coding sequence CACCACCTGGTCCCTGGAGCAGAACTCGCCGAGCGATCTGCTTCCCGCGGCGGCGCCCGAGGGCGACGGCGTCCGCATCGTGCGCGCCGAGGTCCCCTCCCCCGAGTTCAGCCGCTTCCTGTACGCCTCGGTCGGCGGGGACGTCCTCTGGATCGACCGGCTGTCGTGGTCGTACGAGCGGTGGCGGGAGCATCTGGAGCGGCCCGGTGTGGAGACCTGGGTCGCCTACGACCGGGGCACGCCCGCCGGTTATGTGGAGATGGAGCCGCAGGACGGCGGGGTCGTGGAGATCGTCTACTTCGGGCTGATCCCGGGGTTCCGGGGGCGCCGCATCGGCGGGCATCTGCTGTCGTACGGCACCGCCCGCGCCTGGGACCTCGCCGAACGGTGGCCGGGGCTGCCGCCGACCAAGCGCGTCTGGCTGCACACCTGCTCCCGGGACGGGGAGCACGCCATGGGGAACTACCTTCGGCGGGGTTTCACCCTGTTCGACACGAAGGTGACGGAGGAGGCCGACGCAACGGCTCCCGGGCCTTGGCCCGGCGCAATCCCGTCCACACCATGA